The DNA sequence TCCCGGCCGGGCTGCTGGCCGTGCTCGCGTTCGGCTGGGTGACCGCGCCGGGCGCGGTGGTGGCCTGGTTCGCCGGACCGCGGCCGCCGCGCGTGGTGGAACCCGAGCCGGAACCGGAGGTCGTCGTGGACGAAGCGGACCACGACGAAGAGGACTACGAGGACTACGACGAGGAAGCCGAGTACGACGAGGACGCCGAAGAAGTCGAAGAGGAGTTCGACGAGGAAGAGGACGACGGGATCGAGGACGGCGAGGAGTTCGACCACGACCTCGACGAGTACGACGACCTCGACGAGGAGTTGGCCGAGGACGCCGACCCCGACCTCGACGACTCCGACGACTCCGACCCCGACTCCGACGGGGACCCCGGCCCCGAGGACTCGGACGAGGCCGAGGACGCCGAGCCGGAGGACCTGGCCGACAAGCCCCGTTAGGCAACGCCTAGGCTGCTCTTGAGCTGCTGTGACAGTCCCCAGCAAGGAGAGCACGCTGAGCGCCGCGACCACACTCCGGCTTCCCGTCCCCGCCAGGGTCGTCGTCCTCGTCTCCGGTTCCGGCACGCTGATGCAGGCGTTGCTGGACGCGGCGGCCGACCCCGGATACCCGGTCGAGGTGGTCGCCGTCGGCGCGGACCGCGACGGCATCGAAGGCCTCAGCCGCGCCGAGCGCGCCGACGTCCCCACCTTCGCGGTGAAGCTGCGCGACCACGCCGACCGCGACGCGTGGGACGCCGCGCTGGCCGACGCCGTCGGGGCGCACGAGCCCGACCTGGTGGTCTCCGCCGGGTTCATGAAGATCCTCGGACCCGCCTTCCTGGCCCGCTTCGGCGGCCGGATGGTCAACACCCACCCCGCGCTGCTGCCCGCCTTCCCCGGCGCGCACGGCGTCCGCGACGCCGTCGACTACGGCGTGAAGGTGACCGGCGCGACCGTGCACCTCGTGGACGGCGGGGTGGACACCGGGCCGATCCTGGCCCAGGAGGCGGTCGTCGTCGCCGATGACGACGACGTCGAAAGCCTGCACGAGCGCATCAAGGTGGTGGAGCGGCGGCTGCTCGTCGACGTGGTCGCCCGCCTGGCCCGCGAGGGCTGCACCGTGAACGGACGAAAGGTGAGCATCCCGTGACCACTCCTGCCGAGAGGCGACCGGTTCGCCGGGCCCTGATCGGGGTTTCCGACAAGTCGGGGCTGCTGGAACTGGCCACCGGCCTGCACGCGGCCGGAGTCGAGATCGTCTCGACCGGCGGCACGGCGCGCGCGCTGGCCGACGCGGGCGTGCCGGTGACGCCGGTCGAGCAGGTCACCGGGTTCCCGGAGGTGCTGGACGGCCGGGTGAAGACGCTGCACCCCGGCGTGCACGCGGGGCTGCTCGCCGACACCCGCCGCGAAGCGCACGTGGCGAAGCTGCGCGAGCTGGGCATCGAGCCGTTCGACCTGCTGGTGGTGAACCTGTACCCGTTCAGCCAGACCGTGGCGTCGGGCGCGTCGGCCGACGAGTGCGTCGAGCAGATCGACATCGGCGGGCCGGCCATGGTGCGCGCGTCGGCGAAGAACCACGCCGGCGTCGCCGTGGTGGTGGACCCGTCGCGGTACCCGTGGGTGCTGGAGCAGGTCGAGGCCGGCGGGTTCACGCAGGCCGAGCGGCAGCGGCTGGCCGTGGAGGCGTTCCGGCACACCGCGTCGTACGACGTGGCCGTGGCGTCGTGGCTGGGCAGCGTCGTCGCCCCGGACGACGAGAACTCCGGCTTCCCCGGCTGGGTCGGCGCGACGTGGAACCGCAAGCAGGTGCTGCGCTACGGCGAGAACCCGCACCAGCGGGCCGCGCTGTACACGCAGGGCGACGGGTGTTCCGGGCTGGCGACGGCCGAGCAGCTGCACGGCAAGGAGATGTCCTACAACAACTTCGTGGACGCCGACGCGGCGTGGCGCGCGGCGTGGGACCACGAGCTGCCGTGCGTGGCGATCATCAAGCACGCCAACCCGTGCGGCATCGCGGTGTCCCGGGTGGACGGTCCGGGCGCGATCGCCGAGGCGCACCGCAACGCGCACGCGTGCGACCCGGTGAGCGCGTTCGGCGGCGTGATCGCGGTGAACCGCGAGGTGACCGTGGAGCTGGCGGAGCAGGTCGCGGAGATCTTCACCGAGGTGATCATCGCGCCCTCGTACGCCGACGGCGCGGTGGACGTGCTCACGCGCAAGAAGAACATCCGCATCCTGGTCGCGCCGGCGCCCGAGCGCGGTGGCGTGGAGATGCGCGCGGTGTCGGGCGGGTTGTTGGTGCAGACGGCGGACACGATCGAGGCCGAGGGCGACGACCCGGCCAAGTGGACGTTGGCGTGCGGCACGCCGTTGGACGAGGAGGGCCTGGCCGACCTGGCGTTCGTGTGGCGGGCGTGCCGGGCGGTGAAGTCGAACGCGATCCTGCTCGCGTCCGGCGGTGCGACCGTCGGCGCCGGCATGGGCCAGGTCAACCGGGTCGACGCGGCTCGGCTGGCGGTGGCGCGGGCCGGTGACCGGGCGCGGGGTTCGGTGGCCGCGTCGGACGCGTTCTTCCCGTTCCCGGACGGGCTGGAGGTGCTGCTGGAGGCCGGCGTGCGCGCGGTCGTGCAGCCCGGCGGGTCGGTGCGTGACGCGGAGGTGATCGCGGCGGCGGAGGCGGCCGGCGTGACCGTGTACCTGACCGGCACGCGGCACTTCGCGCACTAGGCGCTGGTTGGTCGAGGGGGCTCTTCGCCGGGTGCGAGGAGCCCCCTCGGCGTTACTTCGAGATCAGTTCCCCGGCCGCTTCGACGGCCACCGCCTCGGCGTCCTCGAGCGGGAAGCCGGAGTCGGTGAAGAAGCCCTTGTCGTGGCCCATGTAGCTGATGTTCCACACCACGGTGCCCTTGCGGACCAGCAGCTTCACCTCGGTGAGGTCGGTCGGCGAGGACGGGATGAAGACCATCGACTCGTCGCCGAGGTCGAGCGTCTTGGCCTGGTCGCCGGTGCCGTACGACATGAAGCTCGTGTAGTTGTCGTGGGCCTGGTCGAGGTTGCGGTCCTGCTTGTCGGAGAACGTGGTGAAGTCGTAGACGAGGAAGCTGAGGCGGCGCGTGTCGCGGCCGTCCCTGCCCTTGGTCTGCTCCCACGCGCAGTGGGTCTGCTTCATGCCCTTCTCGGCGTCGGTCGGTGCCTGGATGAGGCGGAAGCTGCTCACGTGCGCCTGGGCTTTCAGGGCGTCGCTGAGCACGCACTGGGCGATGGGCTCCGCGCCGGGGCCGCCGCCGGGCTCGTCGATGTAGTCGAGGTACATCGAGCCGACCACGCCGGCCAGGACGAGCGCGACGACGCCGATGACGATGCCGACGACCAGGCCGGTGCGCTTCTTGCGCGGCGGGCCGTAGCCGGCGGGCGGCTGCGGGAAGCCGGGGGGTGGGCCGTAGCCGGGCTGGTGGCCGGGCGGTGGCTGCTGCTGGGGCCGGTGCTGGGGTTGCTGCGGGTGTTGCGGGTGCTGCGGTGCGTTCACGGTTCCCCCCGTGGTGCGGTCGGTGCGCGCGGAGCAGTCTGCCGGCCACCCGATCGGGGACGCGGTCGGCATTGACAGCGGGTGGTCGCTTCGCGATAAGATCACCGTGTCGTTCGAACAAGTGTTCGACAGGCAGGTCGCCGAACTTCCCACGGCGATCCGCGCACAGGGGTGCGCGCGGATCAGTGGGAGGAGGGCGGGTGTCCAGGTCGGCAACGGCGACGCTGACCGCGCTCGGGGTAGGCGCGGCGGGCGAGCTGACCACGGCACCGGCTCGGACCCTGCCGGTTCGCGGGGAACTGGCAGGGCTCCTCCCGTGGGGCGGCCTGCGGCGGGGCAGCACGGTGTCGGTGCGCGGGTCGACATCGTTGCTGCTCGCGCTGATGGCCGCGGCGACAGGAGAAGGGTGCTGGGCGGCCGTGGTCGGCCTGCCGGGGTGTGGGGCACTCGCGGCGGCCGAGTTGGGCGTGGCCGTCCATCGACTCGCCCTGGTCCCCCGACCTGGCCGGGACCAGGGCGAGGTCGAGAAGACCGTGGCCGCCCTGCTGGACGGCTTCGACCTGGTGGCCCTCGCCACCCCGGTCACCCCGGCGACCTCGCGCAAGCTCTCCGCCAGGGCCCGCCACCGCAAGGCGGTCCTGCTGCCGTTCACCGTGCCGTGGCCCGGCTCGGACGTGGAGCTGACGGCAACCTCCGGTCGGTGGACGGGCCTGTCCGCCGGCCACGGCCTGCTGACCTCCCACACCGTCACCGTGCAGGCCACCGGCCGAGGAGCCGCCGCCAGGCCACGCCGAACCACCGTGGTGCTGCCAGGGAACACCGACGTGCCGTCCCGACGCCCGACTCTGGCCCCCGTCCCGAGCACCGACCCACCTCGGTCCCCCGCCGCCCCGTCGACCCACCCACCGTCCGCCGGTTCACCGAGCACCGATGTCCCTGCTGCCGGCCTGTCGACCGCAGGTGCGCTGAGCGCCGGTCTGCCGGCCCGTCGTCCGGTGAGCGCTGATCTGTCCGCGGTCGACCGGTCGGCGGTCGGCCCGCCGAGCGGCGTGCCCGCCGGTCCGCCCGCCGACTCGCCCATGCCCTCCGCCACCTGCCTGGCGTTCCCGACCCCCGTCGAGGCGGGGTGAGCCGTGGACGTCCCCCGGAAGAAGGTGAACCCCCTGTACACGCTTGCCGTCTGGTGCCCCGACTGGCCGGTGGCGGCGGCCGCCGCCGAGGCCTCGTTGCCGCCGCACCTGCCCGCCGCCGTCGTCCGGGCGAATGAAGTCGTCGCCTGCTCGGCGGTCGCCCGAGCCGAAGGGGTGCGGCGCGGGATGAGGCGGCGGGCGGCGCAGGGGCAGTGTCCCGAGCTGGCCGTCTTCGAGTACGACGAAGTGCGCGACGCCCGGCTCTTCGAACCGGTCGCGGCGGCGGTGGAGGAGCTCGCGCCCGGCATCGAGGTGGTCCGGCCGGGGCTCGTGGTCGTCGCGGCCCAAGGGCCCGTCGGGTACTTCAAGTCCGCCGAGGCAGCGGCCGAGCGCCTGGTCGACCACATCGCGGTCCACGCCGGGGTCGAGGCGCAGGTCGGGTTCGGCGACGGGCTGTTCGCGGCGACCCTGGCCGCGCACCGCGGCCTGATCGTGCCGGCCGACCGGACCCGCGAGTTCCTCGCACCGCTGGGCATCCACGAGCTCGACCAACCCGCCGAACGCCGCCAGGACCGCGCCGAGCTGGTCGACCTGCTGCGCCGCCTCGGCCTGCGCACCCTCGGCGCGTTCGCCGCCGTGCCCGAGCGGGACGTCGCCACCCGCTTCGGCCGCGCCGCCGTGCTGGCCCACCGGCTGGCCGCCGGGCTGGAGGAACGTCCCCGGTCGCGCCGCCGCCCGTCACCCGAGCTGTCGGTCACCCGCGACCTCGACCCGCCGATCGACCGGGTCGACGCGGCGGCGTTCGCGGCCAAGGGCCTCGCCGAACGCCTGCACGCGGGCCTCGCCGACCGCGGCCTGGCCTGCACCCGCCTGGGCATCCGCGCCACCACCGAGAACGGCGAGGAGCTGCACCGGGTGTGGCGCTGCGCCGAGCCGCTCACCCCGCAGGGCATCGCGGACCGCGTCCGCTGGCAGCTCGACGGCTGGCTCACCCGTGCCCGGCTCACCGCCGGCGTCCACCGACTCCGGCTCGACCCCGAAGAGGTGGTCGACGCCACCGCGCTCCAGCTCGGCCTGTGGCCGGGTGCGGGCCAGGACCAGGGTGAGGCGGCCGACCGCGCGGCGCGCGCGATGGTGCACGTCCAAGGCCTGCTCGGGCCGGACGCCGTGCTCACGCCCGTGCTCGGCGGTGGACGCGGACCGGTCGAACGGGTGCGGCTGGTGCCGTGGGGCGACGAACGCACCCCGGCGGCGGACCCGGACCAGCCGTGGCCGGGGCAGCTGCCCGCGCCGTCACCCGCGACGGTGTTCGCCGAACCCGAACCGGTCGCGCTGCTCGACTCCTCGGGCGCGGACGTCGTGGTCACCGGCTACGCCGAGCTGGTCGTGCGGCCGCACCGGATCGTGCACGGCGGCCGGGTGCGGCAGGTCGTGGCGTGGTCGGGGCCGTGGCCGGTGGACGAGCGCTGGTGGGACGCGGAGAACGCGATGCGCGGCGCCCGGCTGCAAGTGCTGGGAACCGCCGCGGACGGCGAGGAGCAGGCGTTCCTGCTGATCCGGGCGGGTGGCAAGTGGGCGGTGGAAGGGGTGTACGACTGATGAGCGGTGACTTTCCCGAGCAGGGGCGCCACGCGCGGGATCGCCGTGGGCCGGCCGGGTGGCTGGACGCCTGCGCCGTGCCGGAGCAGCGCGACGTGCCGGACCGGTGCGGCGGACCGGCCTACGCGGTGGACTTCGGCCGGCTCCCGGCGCACCTGCCGCCACCCGTCCCGGAGCTGCTGATCCCGGCACCCCGCCGAGCACCCGACGACTTGCGCTGATGGGCTGGAACAACCCACCGGTCCGGTGGTCGGAGCTGGAACGCGCGCTGTCGGGGAAACCACCGGCCCCCGACGGCGGTGACAGCCCCGCGTGGACGCACCGCCGTGAGCGCTACGAAGCGCCGCCCGACTTCTCGGTCAAGGTGGACGAGCTCGGCTCGACCCGCGCCCGCGTGCCGTACGTCGAGCTGCACTGCCACTCCAACTTCAGCTTCCTCGACGGCGCGAGCCACCCCGAGGAGCTGGTGGAGGCGGCGCAGCAGCTCGGCTTGGACGGGTTGGCGCTGACCGACCACGACGGCATGTACGGCGTGGTGCGGTTCGCCGAGGCCGCCAAGGAGCTCGGCGTGCGCACGGTGTTCGGCACGGAGCTGAGCCTCGGGCTGTCCGCGCCGCAGAACGGCGTGCCCGACCCGGAAGGCGAGCACCTGCTCCTGCTGGCCACCAACCGCGACGGCTACCACGCGTTGTGCCGCACGATCACCACCGGCCAGCTCGCGGACGGCAGCGAGAAGGGGCGGCCCGCGTACCGGCTGGAGGAGGTCGTCGCGGACACCCGGGACGACTGCGTCGTGCTCACCGGCTGCCGCAAGGGCGCGGTGCGCCGGGCGTTGGCGCGGGAAGGGCCGGAAGCGGCGTTCGCGCAGCTGCGCCGGCTGGTCGACCTGTACGGGGCGGACCGGGTGTTCGTGGAGCTGACCGACCACGGCTACCCCGAGGACGGCCCGCGCAACGACCTGCTGTGGGGCATGGCGCACGACCTGGGGCTGCCGACCGTGGCGACGAACGCCGCGCACTACGCCGTGCCCGCGCGCGGCCGGTTGGCGGCGGCGATGGCGGCGGTGCGGGCGCGGCGCAGCCTGGACGAGATGGCGGGCTGGTTGCCGCCCGGCCGCACGGCGTGCCTGCGGTCGGGGGAGGAGATGGCCCGGCGGTTCGCCCGGTTCCCCGGCGCGGTGCACCGCTCGGCCGTGCTCGGCCTGCAGTGCCAGTTCGACCTCAGGCTGATCGCACCGCAACTGCCGCCGTTCGACGTGCCGCCGGGGCACGACGAGAACAGCTACCTGCGCGAGCTGACCTACGAGGGCGCGGCCCGCCGGTACCGGTCGATCGGCGAGAACCCCAGGGCGTACCGGCAGGTCGAGCACGAGCTGAAGATCATCCAGGAGCTGAACTTCCCCGGCTACTTCCTCGTCGTGCACGACATCGTCTCGTTCTGCCGGCGCAACGGCATCCTCTGCCAGGGCCGGGGCTCGGCCGCGAACTCCGCGGTCTGCTACGCCCTGGGCATCACCAACGTCGACGCGGTCCGCTTCGACCTGCTCTTCGAGCGGTTCCTGGCGCCGGCCCGCGACGGACCGCCCGACATCGACCTCGACATCGAGTCCGACCGCCGCGAGGAGGCCATCCAGTACGTCTACCGCAAGTACGGGCGACGGCACGCCGCGCAGGTCGCCAACGTCATCAGCTACCGCGGCCGGTCGGCGATCCGGGACGTGGCGCGGGCGCTCGGCTACTCGCCCGGCCAGCAGGACGCGTGGAGCAAGCAGATCGACCGCTGGGGGCCGCTGCG is a window from the Saccharothrix saharensis genome containing:
- the purN gene encoding phosphoribosylglycinamide formyltransferase translates to MSAATTLRLPVPARVVVLVSGSGTLMQALLDAAADPGYPVEVVAVGADRDGIEGLSRAERADVPTFAVKLRDHADRDAWDAALADAVGAHEPDLVVSAGFMKILGPAFLARFGGRMVNTHPALLPAFPGAHGVRDAVDYGVKVTGATVHLVDGGVDTGPILAQEAVVVADDDDVESLHERIKVVERRLLVDVVARLAREGCTVNGRKVSIP
- the purH gene encoding bifunctional phosphoribosylaminoimidazolecarboxamide formyltransferase/IMP cyclohydrolase, whose amino-acid sequence is MTTPAERRPVRRALIGVSDKSGLLELATGLHAAGVEIVSTGGTARALADAGVPVTPVEQVTGFPEVLDGRVKTLHPGVHAGLLADTRREAHVAKLRELGIEPFDLLVVNLYPFSQTVASGASADECVEQIDIGGPAMVRASAKNHAGVAVVVDPSRYPWVLEQVEAGGFTQAERQRLAVEAFRHTASYDVAVASWLGSVVAPDDENSGFPGWVGATWNRKQVLRYGENPHQRAALYTQGDGCSGLATAEQLHGKEMSYNNFVDADAAWRAAWDHELPCVAIIKHANPCGIAVSRVDGPGAIAEAHRNAHACDPVSAFGGVIAVNREVTVELAEQVAEIFTEVIIAPSYADGAVDVLTRKKNIRILVAPAPERGGVEMRAVSGGLLVQTADTIEAEGDDPAKWTLACGTPLDEEGLADLAFVWRACRAVKSNAILLASGGATVGAGMGQVNRVDAARLAVARAGDRARGSVAASDAFFPFPDGLEVLLEAGVRAVVQPGGSVRDAEVIAAAEAAGVTVYLTGTRHFAH
- a CDS encoding DNA polymerase Y family protein produces the protein MDVPRKKVNPLYTLAVWCPDWPVAAAAAEASLPPHLPAAVVRANEVVACSAVARAEGVRRGMRRRAAQGQCPELAVFEYDEVRDARLFEPVAAAVEELAPGIEVVRPGLVVVAAQGPVGYFKSAEAAAERLVDHIAVHAGVEAQVGFGDGLFAATLAAHRGLIVPADRTREFLAPLGIHELDQPAERRQDRAELVDLLRRLGLRTLGAFAAVPERDVATRFGRAAVLAHRLAAGLEERPRSRRRPSPELSVTRDLDPPIDRVDAAAFAAKGLAERLHAGLADRGLACTRLGIRATTENGEELHRVWRCAEPLTPQGIADRVRWQLDGWLTRARLTAGVHRLRLDPEEVVDATALQLGLWPGAGQDQGEAADRAARAMVHVQGLLGPDAVLTPVLGGGRGPVERVRLVPWGDERTPAADPDQPWPGQLPAPSPATVFAEPEPVALLDSSGADVVVTGYAELVVRPHRIVHGGRVRQVVAWSGPWPVDERWWDAENAMRGARLQVLGTAADGEEQAFLLIRAGGKWAVEGVYD